Genomic segment of Malus domestica chromosome 15, GDT2T_hap1:
TGTCCATGactcatattcaaaggaatgtCAACCCGCATAGGTCTGATATAATACCGACTCAATTATGGAAGTGCATGTGGAGTTTGGAGGTTCCTCCAAAAATAAGGGTCTTCAAGTGGAAGTCTCTTCATGCGGCAGTGGCAACGATGGCAAACCTATTCTTTAGGCGCTCTTCTCTTTCCCCCATGTGCCTTCTCTGTAACTCGGTTGCGGAATCCATGGAACATCTTTTTCTCCAATGCCCGTGGGTAGAGGCGGTGTGGAATGGGGGACGTATGACTCGCGGTATTGGCAGGGTGGGGATAATTTCTTGGGTAAATTGGTTAAATGATATTTATAATGCGGCTTCTGCTAACAGGGGTGAAAGGATCAAACTGTTCTCATATATTGCTGTTACCTGTTGGCACATTTGGAAGTCTCGGTGCAACTTTATCTTTCAGCAGCAACCAATTTACCCAGGGCAGGTTCTCGTCGCTGTTCATCATTCGATGGGTATGTTCCTAGAGGCCAATCGTGTCCCAAGTAGTAAGCCCCGGATCAATGATCTGGATCGGGGAAATGACGTTGCTTGGTCTCCTCCTGGCTCGGGTTTCATCAAGATAAATGTGGACGCAAGTTGGAATGCTAGGGAGTGTGTGGGCTTTGTGGGTGTGGTGGCTAGGGATGATCATGGCAGGTTTGTGGCTGCTTGCAGAAAGAAGATCTGTGCCTTGAGTGTGGCATTGGCTGAAGCTAAGGCAATTTTGCAAGGTTGTTCGTTGGGGCGGTATATGGGGTGGAATGATATTATCATTGAATCTGATTCTTTGGACTCTGTGTCTTGTCTTTAGGATCTTAATTCGATGGGCAGTTGGGATGCTTTTCCTTTGCTAGCTAAGTGCACAAGTCTGGGGAAGGCTTTCCAAGATTGccgctggtcttgggttccaagatcCGCCAACAAGGCAGCGGACAGTTTGGCGTCGCGGCAAAGTAGGGAGGTATGTGATTTTGTTTGGGTTAACCGACCCCCATTTTCCCTTGTTCATGTTCTGTGTAATGACGGCCTCCCTTGTCCCCATTAGGCTTGTAGATTTGGTGCAAGGAGTGACACTTTTAGCATTTGATGCGGTGTCAGATGTTTCCTCCTTGTACTTCGTTTCTTGCTTGGTCGTAGCTGGCCTGTTTGCTTTGTTGTAAGCTTTCCTGTTCTCTTTGGCATCTTTGCCCGGGTAATGCATTATCTCGTtcaccaaaaacaaagaaatttggaaaatgTCTGGCTTGTTTGCGATTTTTTTAAAGCAGAGGTGGATTTAGAATTTTAACATAAAGAAGCACATTCAATTTGTATCTCTTAGATAAATCTCAAGCTTGTAGCTTATAGCCTTCTATGGGATAAATCAATTTCAGAAGGctaaaaaaaagttcaaataaTACGACTATGAATAGTAAATagatagtgctattcacacatcaAATTTTACGTATGTCGtactcttattaattttttatcattgacCTTCTTCATTCATTCGATCAGGCAATCAGAAATTGAGAAAGGTAATATATACAAGCTAGAAGTGTATTAATAAGTTCTTTTGCTAGTTCCATTTAGACCCCTCGAAAAGTGCTCGTACCCCTCCTAGTAATTACAATTTTTAAGGTTGAAATTTAGAAGTGAAAATTTTAACTAATCTCCAAAATTTCAGGTCAAACAATTTAGTAGTGTAATTTGCCAAGAACAATTTAAATTCAATACTCGTTTATTTATCGTAAATGTTTGGGTTCATGACTTCTATTTATctacaaatatataataattcatATTATTTATCATAAGGGCTTGGTTGGGAGTAACTTTAAAAATAACTAAAACCGCATTTGGTGATAATATTTTTCAAACCAATCATTAATAAAAATCTAAGTGGATCCTAGAAAAGCACTTTAAATCCTTTCTGTAAGAAGCACATAtctaaaaaaacacttaaagtgcttttggaactcaaaattaattttattaaaaacactttcaactattttaaaagtatttctaAATGATCTTTAAATTAATAACAATACATGAAGATATGAAGAACCTTCACGCTTCAAATTTTCTCCAAATATTCAATCATCAGGATTTATAGGTCATCTATTCATTTGGACTTTGCAATACTTGTAAGCGTTTACATTCGGCTTGAGGTCCATAAATAGTACTTTAAACTGGTCTTGGCCCTCGCCCAATTCATGTTCCTTTTCCTCTAGATTAGTTGTCTCACAGTTGTTGTGGAGTTCATATCAAGATTCAAGACACGTTTATTTGTTTCTTCTacctttttgggttttgttgacAGCTAGTTTTTCAGATAGCAGTATGTAATAAGGTGGGAAAAGAacatggacaaggattgtttgccctcccacTTTCGATGTTTTTTCGTACCTtcttattttgtgtggtcacggttaagttacgtcaatattttatattattttttttataaaaataatacgataaaaataaataataatataaaatattgacgtggcttaatcgtgaccacacaaacagaagaaCACGAAAAAACACTGAAAatagaagggcagacaatccttgtccaaagAACATAATTCAGTGTCCGGAGCAAATTGTATGGCATAAGTGCAGTCATAAATGTATTAATATACTCATATTATACAAGTTCTAGTTATGATATTTCTCGTGTTATTTATATATGTTAATAACTAAAAACGTTATATTAATAAGAATAAATGTTTCAAGTAAGTTAAGGCTAGTTtagtattgttgtgctttgaaaaaaagatgttgtgagaataagggctggtttggtattgctgtgctttgaaaaaaagttgttgtgagaataagcggctgtgaaataaatcagtagagtgtttggtaaacttttttgtaaaagtgcttttggaaaaaaaaacagtctgatagtgggtcttttcattaaatttggtaaacttttttgtaaaagtgcttttggaaaaaaaaacagtctgatagtaggtcttttcattaaagaagcactgtagctccatgtgctttgaaaaaaagccagttttccaaagctgcaaatagcagcttcagctttttcctttgatttcagcttattctcacagcagcttccaaaataagcccttttttttcagtttaccaaacacctaaaaccctcacagctttttttcataggtgctttttttttaagcacctcactcccaaactaggtcttagacctagtttgggagtgaggtgcttaaaaaaaaagcacctatgaaaaaaagctgtgagggttttaggtgtttggtaaactgaaaaaaaagggcttattttggaagctgctgtgagaataagctgaaatcaaaggaaaaagctgaagctgctatttgcagctttggaaaactggctttttttcaaagcacatggagctacagtgctcctttaatgaaaagacccactatcagactgtttttttttccaaaagcttttttacaaaaaagtttaccaaacgctctgctgatttatttcacaaccgcttattctcacagcacagccgcttattctcacagcagctttttttcaaagcacagcaataccaaaccagccctaagtgctgtgaaaataagcagctgtgaaataaatcagcagagtgtttggtaaacttttttgtaaaaatgcttttgaaaaaaaaaacaatctgatagtgggtcctttcattaaaggagcactgtagctccgtgtactttgaaaaaaaaccagttttccaaagctgcaaatagcagcttaagctttttcctttgatttcaacttattttcacaatagcttccaaaataagccattttttttcagtttaccaaatacCTAAAAccatcacaattttttttcgttgatgttttttttttaaaacatttcactccCAAATCACCCCCTTAATCTTGTAAGTCAGAAAAAGACATGAGTTTTTCCAGTCGTTGATTACTTGAGTGTATTTACTTTGTATCCGCCAAATCATGTACTGGAACATGGCCAGCAAAATCTCAGAGCAGGTTGCATGTACCGTCACATCGTCGGGACCCCAGTATCTATAATTTCCAAATATTTTACACAATAGAAAATTATTTATCAGTATTAAATTCATGATCCAAGATTTTTAAACAAGATCACTTCAAGCACCAAACCCACTGTTCATCATTGTAGTATCTCTCATCTCCAGTTTGTGCAGATTCTCATCATTATTTGCTAGATTTTTAAAAACCCTACTTACATAGTAATAATGCAGTCTATAAAATAATTAGCCCATAGGATTAAATACTTTTAAGTTTGGATATCCatgcagaaaaggaaaaaagtcGGGTGTGATTTGTAACTGcactcataaatttatcaagatTTTCTGATCAGAGATTTTGGGGTTTTGCTTGCATCAGCACTgtctgttttaatttttttttccttcgtcCCTTCTGCATGTGTACAAAAGTACACTGCTAGCGCTGCTGCCACAGTGAattggctctctctctctccccctctcaaTGTCATCAGCATTGTCACCTTATTGCTTTTAAGCCATTAGTGTTGGCTTCTGAGGAGAAAGTTTGAGAGCCTCTTTTGCCACATTTACTCTTGTTCTCAATCAATCAGGGTTTTGGGTGTCAAAAATAGATAAAAAGCAAGGAGGTTtttactctcttttttttttcgacacgtctcctctctctctcaagtttCATTTGTTGGTTTTAGTTCTCTTTGGCGTttccactctctccctctccttggTTCTTTTATTGGGTTTGTCTGAGATGGGTGTCCTATATTTCAGACCCATTTCTGTTTCTTCCTTTAAATCTCGTGGCTTCAAGCTAGAGAGAGATGAACTCTGTGAACTTTGATGGGTCCTCCTGATTGCTGAAAATGTGTCAGTCtcttgggttttggtttttagcttgcaagtaaaaaaaaaaatcccccaCTTTTCTGTTCATCCAAAACAAAAGACTTCAACTTTTTGTGTTGCTTTTATATTTCTTGTGATTTGAGAAAGGTCGGAGGGAAGGAGTTagctttttcttcttgttccttTTTGGTTAAGGGAACAAAGTTGCTCACCACTGCATATTCTCCCTTCCTTTTCTTCCTATTTTTTTCATTGTACTCCTTTTAGGCTTTTAAGGCCAAAGCAAAAGAATCATATCTTTTGTGAGCTTTCtggttttattaattattattggtAGGAGAAGTATACATACATTCTGTGTCAATCAACATTTCCATCTTGCTTTTCATTCGAATTTTTGGGGGTCTGATTTGGGAAAAAACCCATGAATCTGCTTGGAGATTTTtcataaatttgttttgcttcaGAGAAGGTTTGCTGGGGAAGAATCTGCATTCTCAGGTTTGTTACCTTCATAGTTTGTTTGTTACTGACTGCAGTATTTAATTTATTAactgttaattaattattttattaaatgttTACCTTAGTTTTTacatttaatcttttttttttcatgtaattTGCTACTGATTGCATGATTAAGTTCTCAGTTTTGTTAAATTTATCGCTTGGTTTAAACATTTTGATATAGTCGAGTTGGTTAGGATAGTGTGCTCCCGCCTTTGTGCCCAAGTTACTAATCATTTTCTTCGTAGTTTAGATTAGTTTATAATGTCACTCGAATGAAAAGAAACTGTATTGGGTTGACACTTTCAATTGATTGGTCTATAGAAATTCCATTCTGTGTTGTTACTTGCATGCACTTAATCTGACCAACTTTTTCATGCTATTTACTTGAATTTAAACTTTGAAATGTAGGTGGAAGATATTTAAATTTTTCCAGGCTAAGATTGATTGAAATTGATCTGTTCATGATGGAAGAGAGTTGGCGGATAGAATATTTATTTCCCGATCTTTCAATTATGCCAAATGAAATGTGAAATTTGTTTCCCTTTGATATGATGGATAATGAGATGTATAATGTTCCGGCGGGCAGCCGAAATTCTCTAGTCATGGATGGGGTTGTACCACACACCACAGTGAACTCTCTTGTACAGTCCTATTCCTTTGATCTCAATCACCAAAACCGTATGATGGCTTTGCCTCCAGTGCTTTCAACCTTTCATGGAGAACCTGTCGTGGATTCTCATTCTGATCTTAACAACGCAAACTGCGTTAGTGTGGCTGAATCGAGTCCATTTCTTATTTCTCAAAGAGGGAGCAATGTGAGAGAATCCTCATTCGTCAGTTCAAGTTTCGCTGATAATACGGTGTTCCAAGCAACACCACATTCTTCTGCCTCGCTTGCTGCCCTTTTTGCAGCGAGGGGTAGTACTATTCTTCAAgaaaatctcaataatttagCGATTTCAGCAATGCCGATTAATTCTTCAGACGCTTATGTTTTGAATGACTGCTCTAACAACTCCAATTCTCCGCTCGCGGCCTCTGTGAATTGTGGATATGATGAAATGCTTGGTAGCGTAAATAGACAGTGGGAGATCAACAAGTACGCAGCTCCTTTGGAACTTGGTGATGGATCTTCAGTAAGAATAGGGCTTCAAACGTATTCATCTGTTGGAAATGTGGATCCAAATGGATGGTTATCATCAGATGGTGCAAGTGTGATGACATATAATTCTTCCAATTCCTCCAAATTTAGCAACGAGCTTGCTCTAACTCTTGCCACGTCCAGGCCTTTGGAAATCCGAAATCAATGTTCAGATGTTGGTTCTTCAGGGATTGCTCAACCTTGTCTGAATCAAATAAGGTTTGCCTCACCAGAGCAATATTCTAGCAACAGTGAGGAGTTTTCCCTAAATTACGGTTCTTGCAAACCACCTCAGTTATCCCAAGTAATATGTGGATCAAAATATCTTCATGTGGTTCAGGAAATGCTTTCTGATATCGCAAACTATTCTTTAGAAAATCTAGACCAATCGAGTTTTTCATCTGCCAGGCTCGTGTCTGAGAGAGGGATGTCGACCATGGATGATGATTTAGATGGTAGATTTGAGGTGCCAAAGGAGCCTGCATTGCGAAAACaggaaatcaaaacaaagaaaaccaaattgcTGGCCCTTTTACAGATGGTATGTGGTTGTATTGTGCTATTAATTAGTCCCGAATTTTCCTGTTCTGAAACATTTCTTTTCGAATGTGTTGGACTTAGAAATAGTATTTGGGCACTTGAACAGATTGATATTATTCTTTCTGATGCAGCTTGATGACTGCTACAACCAATGTGTCGATGAGATTCATACAGTTGTATCAGCATTTCATGCTGCAACCGAGACAGATCCTCATATACACGCTCGTTTTGTGCTTCAAACTATTTCTGTGCTGTATAATAGTCTGAGGGAGCGGGTTAGCACGCATTTCCTTCTGATAAGTGAAAATTCAAGCCCTGCATCCCCCAATGAGAGCGAAAGGTCTTTTGAATTCCATAAGCAGTTGGCTCTTCAGCAACTAAAGAAGAAAGAACATCAAATATGGAGACCTCAGAGGGGTTTGCCTGAAAGATCCGTCTCAGTGTTACGTGCATGGATGTTTCAGAACTTCCTTCATCCGTGAGCTTTTTCATGAACATGTCTTAGAATTTGGCTTATTATAATACCCGTCTTCAAGAATGAGCACAAACAATTTCTTATCGATAACATGTCTTATCTATTCAATCAATTTTCAGGTACCCTAAAGATTCGGAGAAGCATGTTCTTGCAGTAAAAAGTGGATTGACAAGAAACCAGGTATGTGATCACTGATTTTATTAGGAATTTGAATCCATTGCTTCTAAGAACTCATTTATTCTACATATTTGGCTATACTAGGTATCCAATTGGTTTATAAATGCCCGTGTCCGGCTATGGAAACCGATGATTGAGGAAATGTACTCGGAGATGAACCGAAGAAAGACCCGTCAAAACGAAAACCTCGAGAGAACCCACAGAAGCCACCACATTAGGATTAACAACCACAAGTTTGGTGTGAATTGAAGGTTTTTAAATGGTACATAGCAAATGGAAGGAATGGGCACATCTGGATCATGATGTAGGGAAACAATGCAAATATTCCACAGCATTATTACAAGTGTATATTCCTGTATGCAAGTCAAAAGTTTTAAGGAGTAAATTTCTTGTAAGCAAAAGCAGAATTGAAGTCCTGATCAATGCCTACTCTTGGTTCTGAATTATATATTTCTGTTAACCAAAAGAACACtactaaaatatttaatttaaaacgaTTTTCCACGCTCGTTTTCTTCTTCTGAACTCTTGTTAACCTATGTCCGTTGAATTTTATTTAATCCAAGTCGGAAATAAATGAGGATGtgcatgagaaaaaaaaaagtgtgcagATTCCTTAATGAAATCACTTCGAAAAATATTTTGTACTGTCCATGAACTTTCCTTGCGTTTTAAATGAGTCATGTTtgtttatgtgtcacattaTGATTTGAGTTATATTTTTTAACGTGTCAGACTGTAATTTGCATGTTCAGTTATAAATTGCAGCACTCAGAATATATAACATTTCATGCATTGTCAAAAGTATGCAAGTGCACTGTTCTTATAGGATTCGAATCAAGAGATAGAATTCAAGCAGGACACAAACATCGTCCACTAAGTATGTGCTTACCAGTTACTGCGTACTCTTTCCCCTTCACATCCCAATAGCTAGGGACTTAGTGCTTGCTAAGCTGTAACCACTTTGCTAAACAACCCTATAAAAACACAGTAAGGCTAATCCTCCTCTGTCTCACAATTAACACACTGCTTCTATTGCCACTCTCTTTGATCATTTTGGAGCAATGGCGGCGGGGATGGTGGTTGTTTTCGACTTTGACAAGACGATCATCGACTGCGACAGCGACAACTGGGTCGTGGACGAGTTGGGTGTCGATGACTTGTTCACTCAGCTCCTCCCTACCATGCCTTGGAACCCTCTTATGGTCTGTTTAATTAATGGTACTAACTATGATAACGAATTTTCGAACACACAGCGGTATGTAATTACTAACTCGATGTTCAGGATCGGATGATGACGGCGCTTCATGCACGCAGAAAGACAATTCAGGACATTTCGGAGTGCTTAAAGAGGGTTCCAATCCATCCCAACATTGTCTCTGCAATTAAATCAGCCCATGCTTTTGGGTAATTTCATCTTCTTATGAACATAAATTATGTTATGTTTTCGCACACTCGTTTTCTCCTTTTGGACATCCATGTTTGATTTGTCTTTCAATTATTTAATTCAAAGGCaaaaagtaacaaaaagaaTGGTGTGCGGAAATCGTTTTCGTACTTTCTGTAATTTATAATTGTCACACATATATGCAGGTGTGATCTGAGGGTTTTAAGTGATGCAAATGATTTTTTCATAGACGCAATATTGAAGCATCATGGGATAATGGATTGCTTCTCAGAAATCAAGACAAACCCTAGCTTTATTGATGAACAACGCAGGCTGAGAATCTTGCCCTTCCATGATTTCATCTCGTCTTCCCATGGCTGCACTCTTTGCCCTCCCAACATGTGCAAGGTAAATTAGGGCTCCGTGGAGCGGTTTTATAAaagggggtgtgatatccacacaccttatTTTACCTCTCAcgcacattttttatttttggctgtcggatcggatgaattgaagaaaatcaacagacaaaaattatcaaggggtgtgtaagaagtaaaataggatatgtggatagcacaccccttataAAAAGCACTTCTACTCATAAATGGTTTTAATAGAAGTATTTTTATAATAAGCTTGtcaaaaattttattaaaaatcaaAGTGCTTTTGTAGGAAGCATTTAGTAGTCCTTCTCATTTGGGAAccttaaaatgactaaaaacgttttttggagaaaatatttttagattccAAAATCACTTTTTCTTAtaagcgctttcagtcatttaaaagcacttcccaaAAGCGCTTCTGGGATCCTAAGCCTTTTAACTTTTTGCTGCAGGGTTTAGTGATGGAAAAGATCCGAGCTTCTGTTTCAGCAGATGGGAAGAAGCATTTCATCTATGTTGGAGATGGAGCTCCCGATTTTTGCGCGGGTTTGAAGCTTGAAGAAGGGGACTTTCTGTTGCCGAGGAAGAACTATCCAATCTGGGATTTGATTTCTGCCAATCCCTTGCTTACCAAGGCAAAGATTCACGAGTGGAACGAGTGCGATGAGCTCGGGACTATTTTGCTCAACACAGTGAAGGCATTCTTCATTGGAGACAAGTCTGGCAAAGAGAGAAGTAATCGTTTGGTTCCAATTGATTGCAAGTCTCAAAGCAGTTCGGTATCTGCCTCTGCCCATGATGCCTTTCAAAATGCCCTCCCAGTTCCGCCTCCTCGCCAGTAATTGTTTAACAAGACGATATTATAAATTACTGTAATTTACAAATAGGAAAATTAGAACTTAGTTACAAATAAGCAATCGCATTGTTCTGATCGACTGATTTAACCCTAAGGGTGTGGGAACAATTCTTTGCCAGTGATTAGGATTTGGGGCACCAAGAATACCAATCCAT
This window contains:
- the LOC103424641 gene encoding homeobox protein ATH1-like, whose protein sequence is MMDNEMYNVPAGSRNSLVMDGVVPHTTVNSLVQSYSFDLNHQNRMMALPPVLSTFHGEPVVDSHSDLNNANCVSVAESSPFLISQRGSNVRESSFVSSSFADNTVFQATPHSSASLAALFAARGSTILQENLNNLAISAMPINSSDAYVLNDCSNNSNSPLAASVNCGYDEMLGSVNRQWEINKYAAPLELGDGSSVRIGLQTYSSVGNVDPNGWLSSDGASVMTYNSSNSSKFSNELALTLATSRPLEIRNQCSDVGSSGIAQPCLNQIRFASPEQYSSNSEEFSLNYGSCKPPQLSQVICGSKYLHVVQEMLSDIANYSLENLDQSSFSSARLVSERGMSTMDDDLDGRFEVPKEPALRKQEIKTKKTKLLALLQMLDDCYNQCVDEIHTVVSAFHAATETDPHIHARFVLQTISVLYNSLRERVSTHFLLISENSSPASPNESERSFEFHKQLALQQLKKKEHQIWRPQRGLPERSVSVLRAWMFQNFLHPYPKDSEKHVLAVKSGLTRNQVSNWFINARVRLWKPMIEEMYSEMNRRKTRQNENLERTHRSHHIRINNHKFGVN
- the LOC103424640 gene encoding inorganic pyrophosphatase 2-like, coding for MAAGMVVVFDFDKTIIDCDSDNWVVDELGVDDLFTQLLPTMPWNPLMDRMMTALHARRKTIQDISECLKRVPIHPNIVSAIKSAHAFGCDLRVLSDANDFFIDAILKHHGIMDCFSEIKTNPSFIDEQRRLRILPFHDFISSSHGCTLCPPNMCKGLVMEKIRASVSADGKKHFIYVGDGAPDFCAGLKLEEGDFLLPRKNYPIWDLISANPLLTKAKIHEWNECDELGTILLNTVKAFFIGDKSGKERSNRLVPIDCKSQSSSVSASAHDAFQNALPVPPPRQ